A region of Myxococcus stipitatus DSM 14675 DNA encodes the following proteins:
- a CDS encoding isochorismatase family protein yields the protein MTPSKSLRAVSGLDNHLPRLAESTLIFIDFQNTYTQGVMALEGADKALAAAARLLAAARAAGTRVIHVMHDGGAGSPYDIRAEIGAICAEVAPAKGEPVVVKQVPNSFHGTDLEKTLRELNAGKELVLAGFMTHMCVAFTAQGAFNLGYRPTIVAEATATRSLAAPDGSVVSAATLKTSALTTISDLFGVVTPSVNDLTSK from the coding sequence ATGACCCCGTCCAAGAGCTTGCGTGCCGTCAGCGGCCTCGACAACCACCTGCCCCGGCTCGCCGAGTCGACGCTCATCTTCATCGACTTCCAGAACACCTACACCCAGGGCGTGATGGCGCTGGAGGGCGCGGACAAGGCGCTCGCGGCGGCGGCGCGCCTGCTGGCGGCGGCGCGTGCGGCGGGCACGCGGGTCATCCACGTCATGCACGATGGAGGCGCGGGCTCGCCGTATGACATCCGCGCGGAGATTGGCGCCATCTGCGCGGAGGTCGCGCCGGCGAAGGGTGAGCCCGTGGTGGTGAAGCAGGTCCCCAACTCCTTCCACGGCACGGACCTGGAGAAGACGCTGCGCGAGCTGAACGCGGGCAAGGAGCTGGTGCTGGCGGGCTTCATGACGCACATGTGCGTGGCCTTCACCGCGCAGGGAGCCTTCAACCTCGGCTACCGCCCCACCATTGTCGCGGAGGCCACCGCCACCCGCTCACTCGCCGCGCCGGATGGCTCCGTCGTGTCCGCCGCGACGCTGAAGACCTCGGCGCTGACCACCATCAGCGACCTGTTCGGCGTGGTGACCCCGAGCGTCAACGACCTGACCTCGAAGTGA
- a CDS encoding GlxA family transcriptional regulator produces the protein MFTRRRVVIAVFPDVDLLDVTGPAEVFAMANRETGGKAGYLIQLAGPTSGVVTTSAGVRLLTDLSFAEVDGVVDTLLVPGAVEVLPSGLAPRIDQDVVAWLKTAAPLARRVASVCVGAHLLAAAGLLDGKTATTHWSTAERLAADHPEVKVDPDPIFVRSGRIWTGAGISACMDLSLALVSEDLGEEVALAVARQLVMYLKRQGGQSQFSVPLSRPPASRRDIDDLRMYIAEHLDEDLSAATLAARMSLSERQFARVFRQETGTTPAAYVEAARVEVARRLLESTDQPLEEVAVASGLGSVETLHRALRRQIGIAPAAYRRRFRVVS, from the coding sequence ATGTTCACGCGCCGCCGCGTCGTCATCGCGGTCTTCCCCGATGTCGACTTGTTGGATGTCACCGGTCCCGCCGAGGTGTTCGCCATGGCCAACCGGGAGACCGGGGGCAAGGCGGGCTACCTGATTCAGCTCGCGGGGCCGACCTCGGGAGTCGTCACCACGTCGGCGGGCGTGCGGTTGCTGACGGACCTCTCTTTCGCGGAGGTCGACGGGGTGGTGGACACGCTGCTGGTGCCGGGGGCGGTGGAGGTGCTGCCGAGCGGCCTGGCGCCTCGGATAGACCAGGACGTGGTGGCGTGGCTGAAGACGGCCGCGCCGCTGGCCCGGCGGGTGGCCTCGGTCTGCGTGGGGGCGCACTTGCTGGCGGCGGCCGGGCTGCTCGATGGGAAGACGGCCACGACGCACTGGTCGACGGCGGAGCGCCTGGCGGCGGACCACCCGGAGGTGAAGGTGGACCCCGACCCCATCTTCGTGCGGAGCGGGAGGATTTGGACGGGGGCGGGCATCAGCGCTTGCATGGACCTGTCCCTGGCACTGGTGTCCGAGGACCTGGGCGAGGAGGTGGCGCTCGCGGTGGCTCGCCAGTTGGTCATGTACCTCAAGCGTCAGGGGGGGCAGAGCCAGTTCTCCGTCCCGCTGAGCCGTCCACCGGCGTCGCGCAGGGACATCGATGACCTGCGGATGTACATCGCGGAGCACCTGGATGAGGACCTGTCCGCGGCGACGCTCGCGGCGCGGATGAGCCTGAGCGAGCGGCAGTTCGCGCGGGTGTTCCGTCAGGAGACGGGCACGACGCCCGCGGCGTATGTCGAGGCCGCGCGGGTGGAGGTTGCCCGCCGGCTCTTGGAGAGCACCGACCAGCCGCTCGAGGAGGTGGCCGTGGCGAGCGGGCTGGGCTCGGTGGAGACGCTTCACCGGGCCTTGCGCAGACAGATTGGGATTGCGCCCGCGGCGTACCGGCGCCGCTTTCGTGTCGTGAGTTGA
- a CDS encoding phage tail sheath family protein — MRSIVGGSTSVTGFVGRAARGHVETATRCFSFDDFARKFGGLWADSTLSYAVYQYYQNGGTEAVIVRLAPGALTASVSLATIAGGVPASVVLEAANPGDWGENLRVTISDPAAGAFDPGEVNQVFNLSVREVDPAAPNDPSRDRLRESFLNVSVSDTSPRALKRVLEQESQLLRLKTGSTHRPANAAHSPLINGSDGSALTATDFVNAADPTFESGHKGLFALDRVDTLNMLCLPPLERTVSLPASVWTAAAAYCEKRFTLLLVDPPSSWNTVTAAAARTGLTSLVSQNAAFYFPLVVLPDPLAEGRLASFAPCGSVAGAIARTDAERGLWKAPAGQDVGLRGVEGFSTTLTDASARLVLSDSQCGTLNPAGINALRSLGGAGPVVWGARTARGADVLASEWKYVPVRRLALYIEQNLKDGTRWAVFEPNDAPLWSQLRLSVGAFMHQLFRRGAFKGQRPQEAYFVKCDSETTTFADQDRGTVNVVVGFAPLKPAEFVILQFQQITRATT, encoded by the coding sequence GTGCGCAGCATCGTCGGTGGCTCGACCTCGGTCACGGGCTTCGTGGGACGCGCGGCGCGCGGACACGTCGAGACCGCGACCCGCTGCTTCTCCTTCGACGACTTCGCGCGCAAGTTCGGTGGGCTGTGGGCTGACAGCACACTGAGCTACGCCGTCTACCAGTACTACCAGAATGGTGGCACCGAGGCCGTCATCGTGCGGCTGGCCCCCGGTGCGCTGACCGCGTCGGTCAGCCTGGCCACCATCGCGGGAGGTGTCCCCGCCAGCGTGGTGCTCGAGGCCGCGAACCCGGGCGACTGGGGCGAGAACCTCCGCGTCACCATCAGCGACCCCGCCGCGGGCGCGTTCGACCCGGGCGAGGTCAACCAGGTCTTCAACCTCTCGGTGCGAGAGGTCGACCCCGCGGCGCCGAACGACCCGAGCCGCGACCGGCTGCGCGAGAGCTTCCTCAACGTGTCCGTCTCCGACACGAGCCCCCGCGCGCTCAAGCGCGTGCTCGAGCAGGAGTCGCAACTGCTGCGGCTGAAGACGGGCAGCACGCACCGCCCGGCCAACGCCGCCCATTCGCCGCTCATCAACGGCAGCGATGGCAGCGCGCTCACGGCCACCGACTTCGTGAACGCCGCCGACCCGACCTTCGAGTCGGGGCACAAGGGCCTCTTCGCGCTCGACCGCGTGGACACGCTGAACATGCTCTGCCTGCCGCCGCTGGAGCGGACCGTCTCGCTCCCGGCGAGCGTCTGGACCGCGGCCGCGGCGTACTGCGAGAAGCGCTTCACGCTGCTCCTGGTCGACCCGCCCTCCTCCTGGAACACCGTGACGGCCGCCGCCGCGCGCACGGGGCTGACGAGCCTGGTGAGCCAGAACGCCGCGTTCTACTTCCCGCTCGTCGTGCTGCCGGACCCGCTGGCGGAGGGGCGGCTGGCGAGCTTCGCGCCGTGTGGCTCGGTCGCGGGCGCCATCGCGCGCACCGACGCGGAGCGCGGGCTCTGGAAGGCTCCGGCGGGACAGGACGTGGGCCTGCGCGGCGTCGAGGGCTTCAGCACCACGCTGACGGACGCGTCCGCGCGGCTGGTCCTCAGCGACTCGCAATGCGGCACCCTCAACCCCGCGGGCATCAACGCCCTGCGCTCGCTGGGCGGAGCGGGGCCCGTGGTGTGGGGCGCGCGCACGGCTCGCGGCGCGGACGTGCTCGCATCCGAGTGGAAGTACGTGCCCGTGCGGCGGCTCGCGCTCTACATCGAGCAGAACCTCAAGGATGGCACGCGCTGGGCGGTGTTCGAGCCCAACGACGCGCCGCTGTGGAGCCAGCTCCGTCTGTCCGTCGGCGCCTTCATGCACCAGCTCTTCCGGCGCGGCGCATTCAAGGGCCAGCGTCCGCAGGAGGCCTACTTCGTCAAGTGCGACTCGGAGACGACGACGTTCGCGGACCAGGACCGCGGCACCGTCAACGTCGTCGTGGGCTTCGCGCCGCTGAAGCCCGCCGAGTTCGTCATCCTCCAGTTCCAGCAGATCACCCGCGCGACCACCTGA
- a CDS encoding phage tail sheath C-terminal domain-containing protein: protein MPANLAAPGVYIEELPSGVRTITGVSTSVTAFIGRARRGPVNHATPISSWADFERGFGGLWNQGELGHTVSQFFQNGGREAVIVRVDNGSATAGASVPGGMVLAVSPQIAARAGFHHLRVTVAHGGAPGAYDLTLQAEDVANVVLKDDTNPDKLPFSRTVSLTVGSDPTAAIAAPAATSPAIPLASLVGPGPSARPTAGATLSNGVEVRLPVAATLNLVAANEGSWANGIVVTLLRDAGSTTFGLQAQRFDATGRELENEVYYNLVLTPGAPTYVGDVLASRSSLIRLDGNPGALPLTTATATLAGGTDGNPPTIAQYTGSEANRTGLHALEELDVVNLLCVPFPSSVTVVSEADRTGFWSGTALPWCRTRGAFAIIDPPPSWSNFDAVNTSLSNGAGWMSQLRSPHGAQYFPTVLAPDPLQQNRLRAFPPCGVVAGVIARTDSTRGVWKAPAGLDATLAGVLDLSVPLTDGEQGVLNREGVNCLRGFPGMGRVAWGARTLLGQDKSASEWKYVPVRRLASYLEQSLLRGSRWAVFEGNDEPLWSQLRLNVGAFLHQLFRQGAFAGRTPTDSYFVRCDKNTTTQADIDAGIVNVLIGFAPVKPAEFVVLKIQQLAGQGV from the coding sequence ATGCCCGCCAATCTCGCAGCGCCAGGCGTCTACATCGAGGAGCTTCCGAGCGGAGTGCGCACCATCACCGGTGTCTCCACCTCCGTCACGGCCTTCATCGGACGCGCGCGGCGCGGCCCGGTCAATCACGCCACGCCCATCTCCTCGTGGGCCGACTTCGAGCGCGGCTTCGGGGGGCTGTGGAACCAGGGGGAGCTGGGCCACACCGTCAGCCAGTTCTTCCAGAACGGAGGACGCGAAGCCGTCATCGTCCGCGTGGACAATGGCTCGGCGACGGCCGGGGCCTCCGTGCCGGGGGGAATGGTGCTCGCGGTCAGCCCCCAGATTGCCGCGCGCGCGGGCTTCCACCACCTGCGCGTGACGGTGGCCCACGGCGGCGCACCGGGCGCGTACGACCTCACCCTCCAGGCCGAGGACGTGGCCAACGTCGTCCTCAAGGACGACACGAATCCGGACAAGCTGCCCTTCTCGCGCACCGTCTCGCTGACGGTGGGCAGCGACCCCACGGCGGCCATCGCGGCTCCCGCGGCCACGAGCCCCGCGATTCCGCTCGCATCCCTCGTCGGTCCCGGGCCGAGCGCGCGCCCCACGGCCGGCGCCACGCTGAGCAATGGCGTCGAGGTGCGGCTTCCCGTGGCCGCCACGCTCAACCTCGTCGCGGCAAACGAGGGGAGCTGGGCCAACGGCATCGTCGTCACCCTCCTGCGCGACGCGGGCAGCACCACGTTCGGCCTCCAGGCGCAGCGCTTCGACGCCACCGGCCGCGAGCTGGAGAACGAGGTCTACTACAACCTCGTGCTGACGCCCGGCGCGCCCACCTACGTGGGGGATGTGCTGGCGAGCCGCTCGTCGCTCATCCGGCTCGACGGCAATCCAGGCGCGCTGCCGCTCACCACCGCGACAGCCACCCTCGCGGGCGGCACGGACGGCAACCCTCCCACCATCGCCCAGTACACGGGCAGCGAGGCGAACCGCACGGGCCTGCATGCGCTGGAGGAGCTCGACGTCGTCAACCTCCTGTGCGTGCCGTTCCCCAGCAGCGTCACCGTGGTCAGTGAGGCCGACCGCACCGGCTTCTGGAGCGGCACGGCGCTGCCCTGGTGCCGCACGCGCGGCGCCTTCGCCATCATCGACCCGCCCCCGTCGTGGTCGAACTTCGACGCGGTCAACACCAGCCTGTCGAACGGCGCCGGGTGGATGAGCCAGCTGCGCTCTCCGCATGGCGCGCAGTACTTCCCCACGGTGCTCGCACCCGACCCGCTACAGCAGAACCGGCTGCGCGCGTTTCCTCCTTGCGGCGTGGTGGCGGGCGTCATCGCGCGCACGGATTCGACTCGCGGCGTCTGGAAGGCGCCCGCGGGCCTGGACGCGACGCTCGCGGGCGTGCTCGACCTGAGTGTCCCGCTCACCGACGGCGAGCAGGGGGTGCTCAACCGCGAGGGCGTCAACTGCCTGCGCGGCTTCCCCGGCATGGGCCGCGTGGCCTGGGGCGCTCGCACGCTGCTGGGCCAGGACAAGTCCGCGTCCGAGTGGAAGTACGTGCCGGTGCGGCGGCTGGCCAGCTACCTGGAGCAGAGCCTGCTGCGCGGCTCGCGCTGGGCGGTGTTCGAGGGCAACGACGAGCCGCTCTGGAGCCAGCTGCGGCTCAACGTCGGCGCGTTCCTGCACCAGCTCTTCCGGCAGGGCGCCTTCGCGGGCCGCACTCCGACGGACTCGTACTTCGTTCGCTGCGACAAGAACACGACCACGCAGGCGGACATCGACGCAGGCATCGTCAACGTGCTCATCGGCTTCGCCCCCGTGAAGCCCGCGGAGTTCGTGGTCCTCAAGATTCAGCAGCTCGCGGGCCAGGGCGTATGA
- a CDS encoding phage tail protein: MPAFSVNTQRFDPYKNFKFRVKWDGRYVAGVSKVSALKRTTEVVEHRNGGDPSSARKSPGQTKWEAITLERGVTHDVEFERWANKVWRLGAGLGAEVSLADFRKDIILEVYNEAGQNVLAYKIYRCWVSELQELSELDASANGVAIQSLKLEHEGWERDVSVVEPTEPSNSDA; the protein is encoded by the coding sequence ATGCCCGCCTTCTCGGTCAATACCCAGCGCTTCGACCCCTACAAGAACTTCAAGTTCCGCGTGAAGTGGGACGGCCGCTACGTCGCGGGGGTCAGCAAGGTGAGCGCCCTCAAGCGCACCACGGAAGTCGTCGAGCACCGCAACGGCGGAGACCCGTCCAGCGCGCGCAAGTCCCCGGGCCAGACGAAGTGGGAGGCCATCACGCTCGAGCGCGGCGTCACGCACGACGTCGAGTTCGAGCGCTGGGCCAACAAGGTCTGGCGACTGGGCGCGGGACTGGGCGCGGAGGTCTCCCTCGCCGACTTCCGCAAGGACATCATCCTGGAGGTCTACAACGAGGCCGGGCAGAACGTGCTCGCGTACAAAATCTACCGCTGCTGGGTGTCCGAGCTGCAGGAGTTGTCCGAGCTCGACGCCAGCGCCAACGGCGTCGCCATCCAGTCGCTCAAGCTGGAGCACGAGGGCTGGGAGCGCGATGTGTCCGTCGTCGAGCCGACCGAGCCCTCCAACTCCGACGCATGA
- a CDS encoding DUF4255 domain-containing protein → MSNSLAIATVTGTLITRIKGLLNGANLTEMGIRAGHPTATNNDSGVYVTLYHLSPNAALRNADLPTRRSSGETARRPVLALNLRYLLSFIGDPEKFEAERLAGLVLADLHARPLLGSDEISTYLGSLDPSHYLRQSDLARQSEPIKLSPINADAEELSRVWGMANQSFFALSMAWEATVVLLDGTVEPTESLPVASTGLAVVQATAPRLSRLYERSSRQAVVADSDTLVVEGEQLLGQHSRLFIGGGSVTLTPSHVKGRALEIDLSSVTGLVPGVLPVVVEHRVAVPGAAGDGMRPAALSNALAVMLRPTLGALSSEGTLPSRKVRIPMTPLPKVDQSVQLSLESTTTNARHTSRTFTLQGGQVLFDVPGLATGTYLVRVSVDGATSALTMTGGEYTGPTVTVP, encoded by the coding sequence ATGAGCAACTCACTGGCCATCGCCACGGTGACGGGCACGCTCATCACCCGCATCAAGGGGCTGCTCAACGGCGCCAACCTCACGGAGATGGGCATCCGCGCCGGGCACCCGACGGCCACCAACAACGACTCCGGCGTCTACGTGACGCTCTACCACCTCTCCCCCAACGCGGCGCTGCGCAACGCCGACCTCCCCACCCGGCGCTCCAGCGGAGAGACCGCTCGGCGGCCCGTGCTCGCGCTCAACCTCCGCTACCTCCTGTCGTTCATCGGAGACCCGGAGAAGTTCGAGGCAGAGCGACTCGCGGGGCTCGTGCTCGCCGACCTGCACGCGCGCCCGCTGCTGGGCTCGGACGAAATCTCGACGTACCTCGGCTCCCTCGACCCGTCGCACTACCTGCGCCAGTCCGACCTCGCGCGCCAGTCCGAGCCCATCAAGCTCTCGCCCATCAACGCCGACGCGGAGGAGCTCTCTCGCGTGTGGGGCATGGCGAACCAGAGCTTCTTCGCGCTGTCCATGGCGTGGGAGGCCACCGTCGTGCTGCTCGATGGCACCGTGGAGCCGACGGAGTCCTTGCCGGTCGCCAGCACGGGCCTCGCCGTCGTGCAGGCCACGGCGCCTCGGCTCTCGCGCTTGTATGAGCGCTCCAGCCGCCAGGCGGTGGTGGCGGACTCGGACACGCTCGTCGTCGAGGGGGAGCAGCTGCTCGGGCAGCACTCACGGCTGTTCATCGGCGGCGGCAGCGTCACCCTGACGCCCTCGCACGTGAAGGGCCGCGCGCTCGAGATCGACCTGTCGTCTGTCACCGGGCTCGTTCCGGGCGTCCTCCCCGTCGTGGTGGAGCATCGCGTGGCCGTGCCAGGGGCGGCGGGAGACGGCATGCGCCCCGCCGCGCTCTCCAACGCGCTCGCGGTGATGCTGCGGCCGACGCTCGGCGCGCTCAGCAGCGAAGGCACCCTGCCTTCTCGTAAGGTCCGCATCCCGATGACGCCCCTTCCGAAGGTGGACCAGTCCGTCCAGCTGTCGCTCGAGTCGACCACCACCAACGCGCGCCACACGAGCAGGACGTTCACCCTCCAGGGTGGACAGGTGCTGTTCGACGTGCCGGGCCTCGCCACGGGCACGTATCTGGTGCGGGTCTCGGTGGACGGAGCGACCAGTGCACTGACCATGACCGGGGGCGAGTACACCGGTCCGACGGTGACGGTGCCATGA
- a CDS encoding ATP-binding protein has protein sequence MKSRGDGTLKLRGGSRVANPEASPRPPRSLAASALSPVLAAVRANVERDTAGGPSVALPEPAPDSPLALLKERFGLSDFELSILACAAAVELLPGFGRSCGKAMGDPTALLPSVAMCVARMPGASFEAFSPQGALRRFRLVHLGEGDVLTGRSVTLSESVLHFLLGTPCRDARIEPRVRVVQSGAVLPPSRVALVGLVSDALRSASAPHFQLVASSAEEVRPLLAAVATSLGRELWEFSAWALPESPDERDELLWTCVRDARLCGALLFFDVSSVGDATRVRQVAELVSRTPDPLLLCGPEVVRPVGRTVVSLAIPRLLHEEAKSLWREALSSTALPGAEVDLGSLAARFQLSPDGIASAAQSLVHAGPSEPAQQTLWRACRLRSRVRLDDLAQRIEPEANWERLIVPEGELRTLRAIEAQVRHRALVFHEWGFSAQGERGTGTAAIFAGPSGTGKTMAAEVLAGALELDLYRIDLSAVVSKYIGETEKNLRRVFDAAEEGGAILLFDEADALFGKRTEVKDSHDRHSNVEVSYLLQRMESYQGLALLTTNLRKNIDLAFMRRIQFVVDFPFPDADLRERIWRAAFPERTPLEGVDPARLARLAVSGGNIKNIARNAAYLAAAEARPVGMQHLLDAARLEYAKLGQPLTPTEIRGWLP, from the coding sequence ATGAAGTCGCGCGGCGATGGCACCCTCAAGCTCCGCGGGGGCTCTCGGGTCGCGAATCCCGAAGCCAGCCCCCGTCCCCCTCGCAGCCTGGCCGCGAGCGCGCTCTCTCCCGTGCTCGCCGCGGTGCGCGCCAATGTCGAGCGCGACACGGCGGGCGGGCCCTCCGTCGCGCTCCCCGAGCCGGCCCCCGACTCGCCGCTCGCCCTGCTGAAGGAGCGCTTCGGGCTGTCCGACTTCGAGCTGTCCATCCTCGCGTGCGCGGCGGCCGTCGAGCTGCTCCCAGGCTTTGGGCGCAGCTGCGGCAAGGCCATGGGCGACCCGACGGCGCTGCTGCCCAGCGTGGCGATGTGCGTGGCGCGCATGCCCGGCGCGAGCTTCGAGGCATTCTCACCCCAGGGGGCGCTGCGCCGCTTCCGGCTGGTGCACCTGGGCGAAGGCGACGTCCTGACGGGACGGTCCGTGACGCTCTCCGAGAGCGTGCTCCACTTCCTGCTCGGGACGCCGTGCCGGGACGCGCGCATCGAGCCGCGCGTGCGCGTGGTGCAGTCCGGCGCGGTGCTTCCTCCTTCGCGTGTGGCGCTCGTGGGGCTCGTCTCCGATGCGCTGCGCTCCGCCTCCGCGCCGCACTTCCAGCTCGTGGCCTCGAGCGCCGAGGAGGTGCGGCCCCTGCTCGCGGCGGTGGCGACGTCGCTGGGACGGGAGCTGTGGGAGTTCTCCGCGTGGGCGCTCCCGGAGTCTCCGGATGAGCGAGACGAGCTGCTCTGGACGTGTGTGCGCGATGCGCGTCTGTGTGGCGCGCTGCTGTTCTTCGACGTGTCGAGCGTGGGCGACGCGACACGCGTCCGGCAGGTGGCCGAGCTCGTCTCGCGGACACCCGACCCGCTGTTGCTGTGTGGCCCCGAGGTCGTCCGCCCCGTGGGCCGCACGGTCGTCAGCCTGGCGATTCCGCGCCTGCTCCACGAGGAGGCGAAGTCCCTGTGGAGGGAGGCCCTCTCCAGCACCGCGCTCCCCGGCGCGGAGGTCGACCTGGGTTCGCTCGCCGCTCGCTTCCAGCTCAGCCCGGACGGCATCGCTTCGGCGGCGCAGAGCCTGGTCCATGCAGGCCCCAGCGAGCCCGCGCAACAGACACTCTGGCGTGCGTGCCGGCTGCGCTCACGCGTCCGGTTGGATGACCTGGCCCAGCGCATCGAGCCCGAGGCCAACTGGGAGCGGCTGATTGTTCCCGAGGGGGAGCTGCGCACGCTGCGCGCCATCGAGGCGCAGGTGCGCCACCGGGCGCTCGTGTTCCATGAGTGGGGGTTCTCCGCGCAGGGTGAGCGCGGCACCGGCACGGCGGCCATCTTCGCGGGGCCCAGCGGCACCGGGAAGACGATGGCGGCCGAGGTGCTCGCGGGGGCGTTGGAGCTCGACCTCTACCGCATCGACCTGTCCGCGGTGGTGAGCAAGTACATCGGCGAGACGGAGAAGAACCTGCGCCGCGTGTTCGATGCGGCGGAGGAAGGCGGGGCCATCCTCCTGTTCGACGAGGCCGACGCGCTGTTCGGCAAGCGGACCGAGGTCAAGGACAGCCACGACCGGCACTCCAACGTGGAGGTGAGCTACCTGCTGCAGCGGATGGAGAGCTACCAGGGGCTCGCGCTGCTCACGACGAACCTGCGCAAGAACATCGACCTCGCGTTCATGCGGCGCATCCAGTTCGTCGTGGACTTCCCCTTCCCTGACGCGGACTTGCGCGAGCGCATCTGGCGGGCGGCCTTTCCGGAGCGGACACCGCTGGAGGGGGTGGACCCCGCACGTCTCGCGCGGCTGGCGGTTTCGGGTGGCAACATCAAGAACATCGCTCGGAATGCCGCATATCTCGCAGCCGCGGAGGCGCGGCCGGTGGGCATGCAGCACCTGCTTGACGCCGCTCGACTCGAGTATGCCAAGCTTGGACAGCCGCTGACTCCCACGGAGATAAGAGGCTGGCTGCCATGA